DNA from Balaenoptera ricei isolate mBalRic1 chromosome 6, mBalRic1.hap2, whole genome shotgun sequence:
tttttttaagcaaactCCTTTTGTACCTTTCTTACTTATAATATCCATCCCTGGACTTTCTGTATTCCAAATGTTTGTGATGCTGAGAAAATGAAGTTCATTTTATGTGACCTTCATGCATTGTAATCTACTTTTGGTAGATATTTAAGAATATTAAACCCTCATTAAATGTGACACAAGATACAGCTTTAAACACATAAATATAAAGCAGCTTCCATCGGAAACACGGGGTCGGCAGGGGCTCCATTTCACAGAATTACTGAGCTTTCTCAGTTGTAAGCCATGATGTCATCTGCACGCCTCCTGGAATTCTCTAGTGGGATTGCCAAAgaacaaatggagaaaaaagcTTTACTTCCTTGCATTTTTCTACCTTCCACTGCCCCTTGCCCACCCACCAccctcccttttttcttaaaatcctCTGGCATTTCAGAGTTCAATATGCCCCCCAGCACCACCTTGGTTTCTAGGGAGCTGGGCTAGGCCTGCGACTCACCCATCCCCCACTCGGCCTGGTGGCCCAGGGCCTGTTCTGGGAGAAAGCCCCTCACACTGCCTGGGCTCTTGGCCAAGCAGCCTTGGAGGATGAAGTCAGTGAGCGTGGGGGTGAGGGTGAGCTCACTCAGGGCCCCCAGAGGAagccctccagcctctgccctccccctaaCACAGAGGGTGGGAGCCCGGGGCGTGTTCCTGGCAGCTGTGCCTGCAGCTGTGCTGTTACTCCCTCCAGGAATGTGTGACAGGCCCAAGTGTTCCAGGGAGATATCTCCCATGCGGGGGCTTAGAGTCGCTAATTTAGTTCCGTGTTTTGCCTCAAACTACACAAAGTCCTCTTGAATAACGACTTCACGTGGTCCATGTGGGAGGGACCAACCCAGGCGCCAAGCTGTGTGTCCTTGAAACCGTGGCATCTCCAGGTGGTGAGATAGGCAGGGCTGGGGGTCTGTGCAGGCCAGTCTTTGAAGGTCTCTGTTGCACTGTGAACACAGGCTCATGCTGGGCCCTTCATTTCACCCAGGGATATTGACTAAGACAAcaataaaatcttttttgtttgtgtaaTATCTTACTCCCATGTGATTCATGCCCGATTCTTTATCAGTGACTAAGGTAATCCATAACTCTGAGTTCCCATCTTAGGTAACTCAAGATTCTGAATACCTCCAACCTCTCCCCTGTAGACTGTGCTCCTTAGGTGGCTATGTTTTGAATCACGTGACCTACCATCACACAGCTGACTGGACTAGAGTGGACATGTGATCCAAGGGCAGCCAATCCCTAGGCTGGCCATGCACTGGGAATTGGAGCCAAGAAATATGGAGAGAATTTACCAGTGGAACTGAAAAAATAAGGATGCCACGAGTTTGAATTAAGGCCATGGCAAGCTAAAGCTATATGCAAGCCCTGTTATGAGTTGGAAATATATAGAAGTGAGAAAGCCAGTTGTTAGAGGTATAAAGCAGGTGGAAATACGGAAAGACTCTTCTTGACCTTTCTAGTTCCAGGCCAAATCTGTATCTTTAAAACGTACCCTTCATTTTCTTCAGGGCTTCCCAACAAGTTGATATATCAACTGATGGTCCCCAGAAGATTAGAATATTAGAGGCCCCTCCCTTCGGGAGTTTCCAGGAACAGAAAATGCTGAGCTGGGCAGGAAGCTGAGGATGGATGGAGTAGAGAGACCCAGCTGAGGGCCTTGAGCTGAGGTCCTATTCTGGCCACACCTGGGCAGCTACCACGAACAACACAAACTCAATGACCAGTCACTGAACTTTCTGGGGCTCCTAGGGATACACTCTGcccaatacacacatacataaccaGGTGGTGGACACTGGCAGGCTGCCAGCCGCTTTAGGCTGGAGTCTGTTTCCTCAGTTGGCTGGAGTAAGGGACAAGCTGACCAGGGGAGATTTCCAGGCTGAAGACAAGCCAGACCACAAAACTGGCTGAGCGGGTGGGCACAAATCTAACTTCTTTAATGGATTTCTTAAAGATGGCAACTCCCACAAGTTCAACAGGAGCAGAAGACAAGCCAGATTGCCGGCTCTCCTTTACAGCcagagggcagaggaaggagtTGGAAACCCTGGCTCCCAGCCCTAGCTCTGTGAACTGAGTTAGACGAGCCCCTTCCCGCCTCTGGGCCCCAATCTGTCCAGCTGTACAAGGTCTGGCACATGGAGTTAAGTCTAGTGGATGCTCTCAGGTCTCCATGACAGCCCATAAGCCCAACTTTCTTAACTGGGAGGAAGCATCTGATGAAAGACCTCCCCTCCATGGTGTTCTGGGACCTGAAACAAAAGCAGAGGGGCATGGCCACCTCCTCCACCATAGTGGGTGTGCGGGCAAAGGAGTGGTGAAGCACCAGGGCCTGACCCTGGGTGGGCAGGCCTGGAAGCCAATGGGAGTGACAGGTCTCTGACAGCAGCACCAAGAGACCTCATCCTCCTCCGCCTGAGTCATCGCTGCCTCTCGCCTCCCCTCTCCAGAGATCAGAGCTGGAGAAGCAATTAGAGCTCAATTATCCTCACACGGAGAGAACGGACCAGGTGGAACTCACCTCAGCCACACAGCTAGTCTGTGGAGGGGCTGAAAGCCAAGCTTTGTTCCTTTGGGGAAAACAGAAAGTCTTAGTCCTGTGCAGACTGAGCGCCTCTAACCCTGAAGACATCAAGGTGAACAAATTCAGCATTAAAAGGTaggtactttaaaataattttcaaattaagaaaaagCCAGGTCTGGAATGAAAGGATGAGGGAGAGACAGTGAATAATAGTGAGAACTTGACTACTCCAGGGAGGGAAAGACCTGGCAGGCTCACATTCCCCAGGCTGCAATGACAGTTTTCCTAGTAGGGACGCTAAGGACGGCCTGAGGGTCAGGAGTGGGGCTCAGGGCCCAGGCTGGAGATCAAGGACGCGGCCCGAGGCCAGGTCCTCTCTGCACGACCTCGCCAAGGCCGCCAGGGTCTGCGTGTTGAGCCGCTTCCGGGGAGCCCCCAAAGGCTGGTCCGGGTGGGGCCCGCAGGAGCCTGCCCTCCTCCGTGGGAGGCTCCGGCTGGTCCTTATCCCCTCCTGGGTACAGCCGCGCCTCGGGAACTCCGAGGGACCCACGCCCGCTCGGAGGCGGGGAGTGCAGTGGACGTGCGAGCCCGCCGAGCCCGCGAGCACCCCACCCCGCGGGGCGCCGAGGGGGACGCCCGGGGTCTGGATGGCTCCTCTCTGGCCGCCGGGCCCTGCGCCCTCAGTCTGGAGCTCAATACCCCCTTCTGGAAAATGGGCACAGTTATGTTTTGTGTTGATCGTAGGAGGCCCGGCTacagggaggagggggtgaggggcGGTGCGCCGCTCCCAGGCGGGAGATGACCCTCTAGCGCCACCGCGTGGCCGAGGGAGCGCATGGAGCCCGGCCGGAAGGGATGGCGATTGCAGACTTCCCAACCACCGCGAACTGAGAACCACCACAAGGGTTTCCGAAGGGAGCAGCAAGCCAGGAACGCCGGAGCTTGGCGAACTGGTGTAATATTAAAGTAATGGCGGCTAGCAACTATTGAAGGTTTGTTACGAGGCAAACACTGTGCTTAACACTTTCTAGTCCTTTTCTCTTGTAAACTcgtattaatctttttttttttaaattaattaatttttggctgcgttgggtcttcgttgctgtgcgcgggctttctctagtggtgagcGAGgggggggctacttttcgttgcggtgcgcgggcttcttattgcggtggcttctcttgctgcgcagcacgggctctagggtgcgcaggctcagtagttgtggcgcatgggcttcgttgctccgcggcatgtgggatcctccaggaccaggtctcgaacccgtgtcccctgcactggcagacggaccctcaaccactgcgccaccagggaagcccacttattAATCTTTGAAgcgggtactattattattcccatctcacagaggaggaaactgaggtttagagagaagTCCACACTTGATGAAGAGAGCAGACCCATCACAACCCCCAACATTTTACAAGCTAGAGACTTGGAAATGTGGAGAGAATGTCCCAGTTTTCGGTGGAACTGAAATAATCAGGGCTTTGAAGGCCCTCTCATCCCCCAGTACGCAGCTTACTCCTGTGTCCCTGCTCCTGGGAGTGGCCTCCACCTTTCCCTCTATTTTATAAAGAATGGTATCTGTAACCACAAAGGTCAGAAGCCAAAGGACAGAGCTTTTCTTCTGTGATATCCAGGAGCCTTGGCAGAGAAATGTACTTTGGGGCTTGAGAATCAGAGACAGAGGAAAGCTGAGTAGTTACGAGCATCCTGGAAGGGTGGGGAAAATCCTACATTACAGAAGGCCTGGGttccaggccctgctctgcttccaactggctatgtgatcttgggcaagtcccttctcttctctgggcctcagtttccctcctgTACAATGTACATTCTTCTAGATGATCTAATAATCcctttccttccccccacccccagccttcctAACCCTCTTCACACCACCCCTGCCCAAACTGGCTCTGACATTCCAGAAGCAGCCCTGAACTGAGGTTGAAGGTCTCAGGTGGGAGTTGCGACCCATCTCTGAGTTTCCTCCTGAGTTCTGGGCCCTGGCACTAGGCCCTGGCAGGGCACCTGGCCTTGGCAGCTCAGGGCCATCAGAGGGGAGAAAAGCCCTGTGCCTCTGAGAAAGGCCTCTGGGGGGCCTGCATTGTGATGACCTCATCCACTCTGTGACATcatcctctctcccacccccactcctcccTGATCAACTGCTCTGCAAACAACCATCAGTCTGAATCCCAAAGGCCTGAGAAAGTCTGTTCTCCAGTACCTGCTGCTGATCTTCTGCCTCAGCCAGCAAGAAGCACCATGAAATTGGAATTCACCGAGAAAAACTACAACAGCTTCGTGCTGCAGAACCTGAACAAACAGAGAAAACGCAAAGAGTACTGGGACATGGCCCTGACTGTGGACCACCATGTCTTATTTGCACATCGCAATGTGCTGGCTGCGGTCTCTCCACTGGTGAAGAGTCTCATCTCCAACCACGACATGAAGACCACTGATGAGCTCTTTATCACCATTGACCCCAACTACCTGAGTCCGACCACGGTGGACCAGCTCCTGGACTACTTCTACAGCGGAAGGGTGGTAATCTCAGAGCAGAATGTGGAAGAGCTGCTTCGTGGGGCCCAGTATTTCAACACACCACGCCTTCGAATTCACTGCAATGACTTCCTGATTAAGTCCATCCGCCGTGCCAACTGCTTGCGCTACCTCTTCTTGGCTGAGTTGTTTGAGCTCAAAGAGGTATCGGACTTGGCCTACTCTGGCATTCGCGACAACTTCCACTACTGGGCCAGTCCTGAGGCCTCCATGCACTTCATGCGCTGTCCACCTGTCATCTTCGGCCGCCTGCTCCGAGATGAAAACTTGCATGTGCTCAACGAGGACCAGGCTCTCAATGCCCTCATCAATTGGGTATACTTCCGGAAGGATGAGCGGGAGAAGTATTTCAAGAAGTTCTTTAATTACATCAATCTTAATGCTGTCTCCAACAAGACACTGATGTATGCCAGCAACAAGCTGATGGGCGTGGAGAACAGCTCAGCCCACTCAACCCTGATTGAGAGTGTCCTTGTGGACCGCAAGCAGGAGAGGCCAACCAGCCTGCTGAGCTACCAGCGGAAAGGGGCCCTGCTTGATTCGGTGGTCATCCTAGGTGGCCAAAAGGCCCACGGCAAGTTCAACGATGGAGTGTTTGCTTATATCATTCAGGAGAACCTGTGGTTGAAGCTCTCAGAGATGCCCTATCGGGCAGCAGCACTTAGTGCCACCTCTGCTGGTCGCTACATCTACATCTCTGGTGGTACCACTGAGCAGATTTCAGGGCTGAAGACGGCTTGGCGGTATGACATGGATGACAACTCCTGGACCAAGTTGCCCGACCTGCCAATTGGGCTTGTCTTCCACACCATGGTGACCTGCGGGGGGACAGTGTACTCAGTGGGTGGGAGCATTGCCCCAAGGAGGTATGTCTCTAACATCTATCGCTATGATGAGCGCAAGGAGGCCTGGTGCCTGGCAGGGAAGATGAGCATCCCTATGGACGGCACAGCCGTGATCACCAAGGGTGACCGGAACCTGTACATTGTCACTGGGCGGTGCTTGGTTAAGGGCTACATCTCCCGGGTCGGGGTGGTGGACTGCTTTGACACCAACACTGGGGACGTGGTCCAGTGTATCACCTTCCCCATTGAGTTCAACCACCGGCCCCTGCTCTCTTTTCATCAGGACAACATCCTCTGCGTGTACAGCCACCGGCAGAGCGTGGAAATCAACCTGCAGAAGATAAAGGCCAACAAGACGACTACCTCAGTGCCTCTCTTGCCCAACAACTGCCCCTTGGATGTGTCCCATGCTATATGCTCCATTGGAGACAACAAGGTGTTTGTATGTGGA
Protein-coding regions in this window:
- the CCIN gene encoding calicin: MKLEFTEKNYNSFVLQNLNKQRKRKEYWDMALTVDHHVLFAHRNVLAAVSPLVKSLISNHDMKTTDELFITIDPNYLSPTTVDQLLDYFYSGRVVISEQNVEELLRGAQYFNTPRLRIHCNDFLIKSIRRANCLRYLFLAELFELKEVSDLAYSGIRDNFHYWASPEASMHFMRCPPVIFGRLLRDENLHVLNEDQALNALINWVYFRKDEREKYFKKFFNYINLNAVSNKTLMYASNKLMGVENSSAHSTLIESVLVDRKQERPTSLLSYQRKGALLDSVVILGGQKAHGKFNDGVFAYIIQENLWLKLSEMPYRAAALSATSAGRYIYISGGTTEQISGLKTAWRYDMDDNSWTKLPDLPIGLVFHTMVTCGGTVYSVGGSIAPRRYVSNIYRYDERKEAWCLAGKMSIPMDGTAVITKGDRNLYIVTGRCLVKGYISRVGVVDCFDTNTGDVVQCITFPIEFNHRPLLSFHQDNILCVYSHRQSVEINLQKIKANKTTTSVPLLPNNCPLDVSHAICSIGDNKVFVCGGVATTSDVQTKDYTINPNAYMLDQNAGEWKTLAPPPEALDCPACCLAKLPCKILQRI